From the genome of Lotus japonicus ecotype B-129 chromosome 6, LjGifu_v1.2, one region includes:
- the LOC130722313 gene encoding mediator of RNA polymerase II transcription subunit 13 isoform X1 produces MWTNVFKLGGLHQISWFQFLPHEPDLNPLPDKSSKVDQKDAAMLLVLQSHLQLQKEGFLSTWTNSFVGPWDPSQGLHNPDEKIKLWLFLPGRHSSVVETAQPAVSGLRVVASGLWLAPGDSEEAAAALSQALRNRIERALLGLYYMRFGDVFSKFHQFQSEELFRRGQPSVEFVFAATEEAIFVHVIVSSKHVRTLSTGDLERLLKHSTETRYRLPVIVSPHGIRGSLTGCSPSDLVKQSYLSSSAKFRVSNGIIGLPYHVSQGVGCQLRGQNCFVEVSLGFPRPGTDKALQLNKNGVRNLPKLHAAESPVLGRSDHKGSPDHLSDYEKTFLYPAEAVLVPVLQTSLARSSLRRFWLQNWMGPSLPGSCSFVHCAGNVDSTEDPWSEINGTRTQNSYDSSSNSNSSSISSLSDSSSDSDFKTTGPSELEADADSLTCRQSTISSADQLENDGPKLGSKRSRMAMTESLSTATNVPVQDAYMSDFGSMEVNNSAITRVGNESVGSYWDWDDEDRGMEMDIQALLSEFGDFGDFFENDVLPFGEPPGTAESQTLMFSAPDCGDVNSSPVGAMMDVSDQMLLPVGFSSFECFNPPPPSVMEECLDKSQDNLNNSMSSGPTNQTQMLYTKEFDHIMKAEAMMTFAPEFGAVETPTSELSTTLFRSPYFPKSRKADSSYSSSNNYLYGAAPPSSPYVEGSESKNGVVFNTKTGSGKHDASMSLHSKNYYTFVQSRKDLNDKKPVTCNDNSIAKSEGIGPPQFSNIGSNAVVKSVLRKMTEGTNETEHSLLSAKTLLATDISCAMLQASMCRSRHVLLSSSNLIPVGLNRSSGVSFVNHLPIDPSTNTDNISGKYEVKKKENIPVRIAGDIDGGILDGHLNAPVGVWRTVGASKVVKPSNSPNMEIGPSFSHNSFNEEGILSYGQRKPLQELLDGIAFLVQQAISFVDLALDADCGDGPYGLLALQEQWRRGFCCGPSMVHAGCGGTLSSSHSLDIAGLELVDPLSSDVHASTLINLLQSDIKMALKSAFSNLEGPLSVTDWCQGRNQSVDIGSIADCISAESSISECRDSSDPMSPSQSSSGIKVSSMMDNSKVDENSQRRCGQDMCNSESEQQPCSRLKPTLVALPFPSILVGYQDDWLKTSANCLQHWEKAPLEPYALQKPITYHVICPDIDPLTSAAADFFQQLGTVYETCKLGTHSPQGLGNQMEIESAKSSSCGFVLLDCPQSMKIESSNASLVGSVSDYFLSLSNGWDLTSYLKSLSKALRALNLSSSFSTNPSEGSNCSCLVIYVVCPFPDPTAILQTVIESSVSIGSVIQQSDRERRSSLHSQVVKALSGLATVDEASASNILVLSGFSIPKLVLQIVTVDAIFRVTSPSVSELVILKETAFTVYNKARRISRGISNDFSQLAFSSRSQSVLTQMPSPISGMWKDCVGPRMGHSLPREGDIDASLRPSNWDNSWQPTRTGVLSCDPSRSGDILLHDEIRYMFEPLFILAEPGSPEHGISVIGSPTSESSKALTDDSSANYVQSTSTAGSGDSASSIDGSGSDQKTHPSLHCCYGWTEDWRWLVCIWTDSRGELLDCNIFPFGGISSRQDTKGLQCLFVQVLQQGCLILQSCDSGLAKPRDFVIARIGGFYELEYLEWQKALYSVGGSEMKRWPLQLRKSLSDGVSATSNGSSLQQSDMSLIPERTLPSSPSPLYSPHAKPTAYMKANLGQPAARKQLMGGHSMVDNSRGLLHWAQSISFVAVSMDHTLKLVLPSDSSSPGYVEGFTPVKSLGSTSSAYILIPSPSMRFLPPTALQLPTCLTAESPPLAHLLHSKGSALPLSTGFVVSKAVPSMRKDHRSNLKEEWPSVLSVNLIDYYGGSNIQQEKFIRGINKQGGRGLSWDAKDFEVQTHLVLESLAAELHALSWMTVSPAYLERRTALPFHCDMVIRLRRLLHFADKELFKQSEKS; encoded by the exons ATGTGGACCAACGTTTTCAAACTC GGTGGTCTGCATCAGATATCATGGTTTCAGTTTCTTCCGCATGAACCTGATCTGAACCCTCTACCTGATAAAAG TTCAAAAGTTGATCAGAAGGATGCTGCAATGTTACTGGTACTTCAATCACACCTGCAGTTGCAAAAGGAAGGATTTCTTAGCACATGGACCAATTCCTTTGTTGGACCCTGGGATCCATCTCAGGGTTTGCATAATCCTG ATGAAAAGATCAAGCTGTGGCTTTTTCTTCCGGGTCGTCATTCATCAGTTGTTGAGACTGCTCAGCCAGCAGTATCTGGATTAAGAG TTGTTGCGTCTGGGCTTTGGCTGGCTCCTGGGGATTCAGAAGAGGCTGCAGCTGCTCTCTCTCAGGCTTTAAGGAATCGTATAGAAAG AGCACTACTGGGGCTTTATTACATGAGATTTGGGGATGTATTTTCAAAGTTTCATCAATTTCAAAGTGAAGAATTGTTCAG GAGAGGACAACCCTCAGTTGAATTTGTATTTGCTGCAACAGAGGAGGCAATCTTTGTACATGTCATAGTGTCTTCAAA GCATGTCCGGACACTTTCCACAGGTGATCTAGAAAGGCTGTTAAAACATTCCACAGAGACAAGATACAGACTTCCAG TGATTGTTTCTCCTCATGGAATACGTGGCAGCCTGACTGGTTGTTCTCCAAGTGATCTTGTCAAGCAAAGCTATCTCAG cAGTTCTGCCAAATTTAGGGTTTCAAATGGAATTATAGGTCTCCCATATCATGTTTCCCAGGGTGTTGGTTGCCAGCTGAGGGGGCAGAATTGTTTTGTTGAAGTAAGTCTTGGCTTCCCTAGACCTGGAACTGACAAGGCATTGCAGCTAAACAAAAATGGTGTCAGAAATTTACCCAAGCTTCACGCTGCTGAATCTCCTGTTTTGGGACGAAGTGATCACAAGGGATCACCAGACCATTTGTCAGATTATGAGAAAACATTTCTCTATCCAGCTGAGGCAGTGCTTGTACCAGTTTTACAGACGTCATTAGCAAGATCTTCCTTGAgaag ATTTTGGCTGCAGAATTGGATGGGTCCATCCCTGCCTGGATCCTGTTCGTTTGTTCACTG TGCTGGTAATGTGGATTCTACTGAAGATCCTTGGAGTGAAATCAATGGAACCCGCACGCAAAATAGTTATGATAGCAGCAGCAATAGCAATAGTAGCAGTATTAGTAGCTTAAGTGACAGCTCTAGTGATAGTGATTTCAAGACTACAGGACCAAGTGAGCTAGAGGCAGATGCTGATTCTTTGACATGTCGACAGTCTACGATATCTTCTGCTGATCAGTTGGAAAATGATGGCCCCAAATTG GGTTCTAAGAGGTCTCGAATGGCTATGACAGAGTCATTAAGTACAGCTACAAATGTTCCTGTGCAAGATGCATACATGTCTGATTTTGGTTCAATGGAAGTTAACAATTCAGCCATTACAAGAGTAGGGAATGAATCAGTTGGGTCTTACTGGGACTGGGATGATGAAGATAGAGGCATGGAAATGGACATTCAAGCTCTTCTATCTGAGTTCGGTGATTTTGGAGACTTCTTTGAAAATGATGTTTTGCCTTTTGGAGAG CCCCCGGGAACTGCAGAGTCTCAGACACTTATGTTTTCTGCTCCGGATTGTGGAGATGTCAACAGCAGTCCAGTTGGTGCGATGATGGATGTTTCAGATCAAATGCTTTTGCCTGTTGGGTTTTCTTCCTTTGAGTGTTTTAACCCACCACCTCCATCAGTCATGGAAGAATGTCTTGACAAAAGTCAAGATAACTTGAATAATTCCATGTCATCTGGGCCAACTAATCAAACTCAAATGTTGTATACAAAGGAGTTTGATCATATAATGAAAGCTGAAGCAATGATGACATTTGCTCCTGAATTTGGTGCTGTTGAGACCCCTACTAGTGAGTTGTCCACAACATTATTCAGAAGCCCATATTTTCCAAAGTCCCGAAAAGCGGACAGTTCATATTCAAGTTCAAACAATTACTTGTATGGTGCAGCACCACCCTCTTCTCCCTATGTTGAAGGATCAGAGAGTAAGAATGGAGTGGTATTCAACACAAAAACAGGTTCTGGAAAACATGATGCAAGTATGAGTCTCCACtcaaaaaattattatactTTTGTTCAGAGCAGGAAAGACTTAAATGATAAAAAACCAGTTACATGCAATGATAATAGCATTGCTAAATCTGAGGGGATAGGACCACCTCAGTTCTCAAACATTGGTTCTAATGCTGTTGTCAAGTCTGTTTTGAGGAAGATGACTGAAGGCACAAATGAAACAGAGCATTCCCTTCTATCGGCGAAAACTTTGTTGGCAACTGATATCTCGTGTGCAATGTTGCAAGCATCAATGTGCAGGTCACGACACGTTCTTTTATCTTCCAGTAACCTCATTCCTGTTGGTTTGAATAGGTCATCTGGGGTTTCATTTGTGAATCACCTTCCTATTGACCCAAGTACCAACACGGATAATATATCTGGGAAGTATgaagtgaagaagaaagaaaacataCCGGTTAGAATTGCAGGTGATATTGATGGAGGAATACTGGATGGGCATCTCAATGCACCTGTTGGTGTTTGGCGTACTGTAGGTGCTTCTAAAGTTGTAAAACCTTCAAATTCGCCAAACATGGAAATTGGTCCTTCCTTTTCTCATAATTCATTCAATGAAGAAGGTATCCTATCTTATGGTCAAAGAAAACCACTTCAGGAGCTTCTGGATGGGATTGCATTCCTTGTCCAGCAAGCTATTTCCTTTGTAGATCTGGCCTTGGATGCAGATTGTGGTGATGGTCCTTATGGTTTGCTTGCATTGCAAGAACAGTGGAGGCGTGGGTTTTGCTGTGGGCCTTCCATGGTCCATGCTGGTTGTGGAGGAACTCTTTCCTCCTCTCATTCTCTGGACATTGCTGGCTTGGAGTTAGTGGATCCACTTTCTTCTGAC GTTCATGCATCTACCCTGATCAACTTGTTACAGTCTGACATAAAAATGGCTTTAAAATCTGCATTTTCCAATTTGGAAGGGCCATTATCTGTGACAGATTGGTGCCAAGGACGCAATCAATCGGTTGATATCGGAAGCATTGCTGATTGTATTTCTGCTGAATCCAGCATTAGTGAATGTCGGGATTCTTCAGATCCAATGAGCCCATCCCAGTCATCATCCGGTATTAAAG TTTCCAGCATGATGGATAATTCTAAGGTGGATGAGAATTCCCAAAGGAGATGTGGCCAAGATATGTGCAATTCAGAGTCAGAGCAGCAGCCCTGTTCCCGGCTAAAACCTACTCTCGTTGCTCTTCCGTTTCCTTCTATACTTGTGGG GTATCAGGATGATTGGCTCAAGACATCAGCAAACTGTCTGCAGCACTGGGAAAAGGCTCCTCTAGAACCTTATGCTCTGCAGAAACCT ATTACATATCATGTCATATGTCCTGACATCGATCCCCTTACTTCTGCTGCTGCTGATTTTTTCCAACAACTAGGAACAG TGTATGAGACATGCAAGCTAGGTACTCATTCACCTCAAGGTTTGGGGAATCAGATGGAGATAGAGTCTGCGAAGTCTTCATCTTGTGGTTTTGTTTTACTTGATTGCCCTCAATCAATGAAGATTGAGAGCAGCAATGCATCTCTTGTTGGTTCAGTGAGtgattattttttatctttatcAAATGGCTGGGACCTGACTAGTTATCTCAAGTCTCTTTCAAAGGCTCTTAGAGCTTTGAATCTCAGTTCCTCCTTTTCCACAAATCCCAGTGAAGGAAGTAACTGTTCATGTTTG GTAATCTATGTGGTGTGCCCGTTTCCTGATCCTACTGCGATTTTGCAAACTGTCATTGAATCTTCTGTTTCCATTGGATCAGTTATCCAACAGTCAGATAGAGAGAGGAGATCTAGCTTGCATAGTCAGGTTGTGAAGGCATTAAGTGGCCTGGCTACTGTTGATGAAGCTTCAGCATCTAATATCCTtgtgctttctgggtttagtaTTCCGAAATTGGTCTTGCAGATAGTTACAGTTGATGCCATTTTCAGAGTCACAAGTCCATCAGTGAGTGAGCTTGTCATTTTAAAAGAGACTGCCTTTACTGTATACAACAAGGCTCGTcgcatttcacgtggaatctcTAACGATTTCTCTCAATTGGCATTTTCAAGTAGATCTCAGTCTGTTTTAACACAAATGCCTTCTCCCATCTCAGGGATGTGGAAAGACTGTGTTGGTCCTCGAATGGGACATTCTCTTCCAAGAGAGGGTGACATTGATGCTAGCTTGAGGCCTAGTAATTGGGATAATTCTTGGCAACCAACACGGACTGGGGTTTTGAGCTGTGATCCAAGTAGATCTGGGGATATTCTTCTTCATGATGAAATTCGTTACATGTTTGAACCCCTTTTCATTCTAGCAGAACCAGGTTCTCCAGAACATGGTATTTCAGTTATTGGTAGCCCCACTTCAGAATCTTCCAAGGCATTGACGGATGATAGTAGTGCTAACTATGTGCAGAGTACAAGTACAGCAGGAAGTGGGGATTCTGCTTCAAGCATCGATGGATCTGGGTCAGATCAAAAGACTCATCCAAGCTTGCATTGCTGCTATGGATGGACAGAAGACTGGCGTTGGCTTGTTTGCATCTGGACAGACTCAAGAGGAGAATTGCTTGACTGCAATATTTTCCCTTTTGGTGGAATAAGCAGTAGGCAGGATACGAAGGGGTTGCAGTGCCTATTTGTTCAAGTTCTTCAGCAAGGCTGTTTGATACTTCAATCTTGTGACTCTGGCCTTGCAAAGCCTCGAGATTTTGTGATAGCCCGCATTGGAGGTTTCTATGAGCTTGAGTACCTTG AATGGCAGAAAGCCCTTTATTCAGTTGGTGGATCTGAGATGAAGAGATGGCCCCTGCAACTGCGGAAATCTCTGTCTGATGGGGTGTCCGCAACTAGTAATGGTTCTTCTTTGCAACAGTCAGATATGAGTTTGATCCCTGAAAGAACTCTTCCTTCTTCACCTAGTCCTTTGTACAGCCCTCATGCTAAGCCAACTGCTTATATGAAAGCAAATTTAGGGCAACCTGCTGCAAGGAAGCAGCTTATGGGCGGACATTCGATGGTTGACAATTCAAGGGGTTTGCTTCATTGGGCACAAAGCATTAGTTTTGTTGCAGTTTCTATGGACCATACGTTAAAGCTAGTTCTTCCATCTGATTCATCTTCTCCTG GTTACGTGGAAGGTTTCACACCAGTGAAGTCTCTTGGTTCTACGTCTTCTGCATATATTTTAATTCCTTCTCCCAGTATGCGGTTCCTTCCTCCAACAGCTCTACAGCTCCCGACATGCCTCACTGCTGAGTCTCCACCTCTAGCTCATCTCCTTCATAGCAAGGGTTCTGCTCTTCCACTTTCCACAGGATTCGTGGTTTCAAAAGCGGTACCCTCCATGAGAAAGGACCATAGAAGCAACCTGAAAGAAGAATGGCCTTCAGTACTTTCCGTGAACCTCATCGATTATTATGGAGGTTCTAACATCCAGCAAGAGAAGTTCATCCGAGGAATTAACAAACAAGGTGGTAGAGGTTTAAGCTGGGATGCCAAAGATTTTGAAGTTCAGACCCACTTGGTTCTGGAGTCCCTTGCAGCAGAGCTTCACGCCTTGTCATGGATGACGGTCAGCCCCGCGTACTTAGAGCGACGGACGGCACTTCCATTCCACTGTGACATGGTTATTAGACTAAGAAGACTTCTTCATTTTGCTGATAAAGAGCTCTTTAAGCAGTCAGAGAAATCTTGA